The sequence TCGATTGGATATCTTCGCGTTTCAAGCATAAAAAGATCGAATGGCTACAATGGTTATCCGATCCACTTCAATATTGTATAGATTAGTTTAGTTAGTTGTTCCATGTATTCGCTTTTGTTGCTCTCTTTGCAACATGTTTTCGAGTTTTCCATAGTATCCAATTAATTGTAATGGGTGCTATTTCGTGTTGTTGATCTTTCTCGTGTTAATAATATGTTACCTttcgaaaaaaaaaagaaaattattACCGATCTCAGGTTCATCTTTAAACCAGTAGGAGAAGATCTTTTTAATCCCTTAAGCACCGGTACAATCCATTCATTTCCTTCCTTTCTTGACTCGGATTCCTTTAAACGTTACAAACGAATTAAAACTACACAAcacaacgataacgataacgataacgataatgataacgataacgataacgataacgataacgataacgataacgataacgataataaaaataataattaatctgCCAAGAAAAGGAGCTTACAAATGATTCTAGAATCTCTTCCACAGAATCCTTTGAAAAACACTCGTCAATGATCGATCGTCTGCATTCAATCAAAGAACATCAGTTACGTTTAAGATTGCCAAAGATAGAAACTTTTTAAATTCTTGATTTTGAAATCATTACTTGTTTAAGACACTTTCTTGACTAATCTGAACATCTAAAGAGAATTCTTCAATGGCAGCTTTCAATATGTTCTCATCTCCCGAGTTCAAGCTTACCAAACGGTTTTCTAATTCTGCCAATTTCTAAAAAACGAAATTTATGTTGTTGTAATTAGCTAAAGCCAAAGGCTCTTTACAATTATTTGTTACGGTTCGAAATTTAAACTCACATCCAATGGAACAAAATGTGTCGCTAAACCAGCTGCAACCAGTTCCTGACCACTCAACTGTGCTCCAGTCAAGGCAAAGTATTCACCTACAATAAAACCAGCAGAAAATgttatatctatttatttatttaaaaagatTCCTTTATTCTCTTGAGCGCTTATAATTTTATAGTTCGGCCCGTATCAACTTGGTACATAGGGTAAACTTTTTGTCCAAATTATTGTAAGATTTGGGTGTTGAGTGTGTACCCAAACTCCCTGGAAGACGAGAAAGAACGTACGAGAACCCACAATCAACGTGATGCCCGATACCAGCTTCAGGCATGGAAAAGATCTAAAATAAAGTAAAGATTAGAAGgaaaaaattataattaataatttgatttaaatttaaattatgagAAATATATAGTGGCATGCATATACTTACGGTTTTTTCTGTGACAACTGAAAACTTCATTGGAACCATAAGTGATGCACCTCCACCCATTGCTATTCCATGAACAAGTGCAACCTGGTTACATTAGCACCATTTGAaactcatttttttttataaaaatgatgattttcttGCAACGACAAAAAAAAATGGTACAAAATGTCAATCAGTAAATTGAAAAGGAACCTGTGGTTTCTTGTAGGTATAGTTGTGATAGCAGAGCCAATAAAACCTATATCCCACTTCAAGACATGAATCCCCTGTGACATGAAACACGAATAATAATTTATAGTGATAAAAAATCTctaaatgcaaaaaaaaaaaaaaatgttaattgaGAACGATGAAATTTACTTGTTGTCCTGCCATTATATAACACCTTTAAATCCCCTCCAGCAGAATATGCACGACCTGCGCCCTAGAAGAACATGAAAGAAAAAGTacaaacaactttataagttaccaTAATTCTATTTAAGGATGGTTTCATTTGATTTTTTGTAACTAAGTTGTATAAGTTGGGTTAAGTACCTAGCAAAGTAGCAATATAACCGACTCAAGTCGAACTTATAAAATTTGGACAGCACTAACCTTGATAATCACTAGCTTCGCATCTTCATCTCTTTCGCATTTTTCCAGGATGTTTGCCAATTGATTaacctaatattattattttataccgAAAAATGGTTTCAATTAATGTACAGAATCTAAAAAACAAAGAATCATAATCAAattgaggtattttcagtttaccaATTTGGGTGAAAACACATTTAGCTTATTAGGCTGGTTCAAGGTGATCAATCTCACATGACCTTTTTGTTCAATGAGAACAACCTAAAAAGGTGTTGAATTTCGTCAATCACACACAAAAACACTAGAAATCCcctaaattttataaatatatatgcaaAAAATTACCTCTTCTTGGTTAACTGCCATATGAATCAACTGATACAAACTTTGAAATGGGAAGTAATAAATTCACAAATATAACTGAAGATTACAGTAAAAAGATTGTAAGAAAAAGTGATGGGTATTGCATCAGGGTTTGATAAGCAAAAAGATCGAGTCTTGCACTTACTTGATGAGATTAGAAATCAGTGGGAGCTTTTTTATGTATGAATCTTAGACTAAAAATAATACCAGCAAAATTAGTTATATTTCTTTCGAGGATAAATTTTATGTTTGTTGCTCAATTCATTCATTGATGGGGGGTTTGGTGGTGATGACTTGATATCTCTATCCCGGTTGGTTGAAGGTAGTAGGTAGACGTGTCAATGTtcacccgatccggtggatatccatccgatcgcTTCGTAATGAATATGGATGAAGTtaaatggatacggatatggatgaacttaaatggatatgaatatgaacaTTGATGAAAATTTTCATCCATAAATATATCCATTAACACCTGAAATACATATACAAGTACAT comes from Rutidosis leptorrhynchoides isolate AG116_Rl617_1_P2 chromosome 4, CSIRO_AGI_Rlap_v1, whole genome shotgun sequence and encodes:
- the LOC139844690 gene encoding 3-hydroxyisobutyryl-CoA hydrolase-like protein 5, whose amino-acid sequence is MAVNQEEVVLIEQKGHVRLITLNQPNKLNVFSPKLVNQLANILEKCERDEDAKLVIIKGAGRAYSAGGDLKVLYNGRTTRDSCLEVGYRFYWLCYHNYTYKKPQVALVHGIAMGGGASLMVPMKFSVVTEKTIFSMPEAGIGHHVDCGFSYVLSRLPGSLGEYFALTGAQLSGQELVAAGLATHFVPLDKLAELENRLVSLNSGDENILKAAIEEFSLDVQISQESVLNKRSIIDECFSKDSVEEILESFESESRKEGNEWIVPVLKGLKRSSPTGLKMNLRSIREGRKQTLSECLKKEFGLTINILRSLISGDMYEGIRAVVIDKDNSPKWDPPTLGEVDSQKLDLIFQPFEEDFELKLPDNEENRWGGKYEDSVYARK